Proteins from a single region of Salipiger sp. H15:
- a CDS encoding DUF3576 domain-containing protein has protein sequence MEADVYDGRGAPDSTVWDIFKAKPDAGRVGAVNKYIWNASLQVLDFLPVESVDPFTGVITTGYGTPPGGGTAYRATILVSDPALDARSLNVALMTRSGPASASAVHAVEDAILTRARQLRAIDGKI, from the coding sequence ATGGAAGCCGACGTCTACGACGGGCGCGGCGCTCCCGATTCCACCGTCTGGGACATTTTCAAGGCGAAGCCGGACGCCGGCCGCGTCGGCGCGGTGAACAAGTACATCTGGAACGCCTCGCTGCAGGTGCTGGACTTCCTGCCTGTGGAATCCGTGGACCCGTTCACCGGCGTGATCACCACCGGCTACGGCACGCCGCCGGGCGGCGGCACCGCCTACCGCGCGACCATCCTCGTGTCGGACCCGGCGCTGGACGCGCGCTCGCTCAACGTCGCGCTGATGACCCGCTCGGGCCCGGCCAGCGCCTCGGCGGTGCATGCGGTCGAGGATGCGATCCTCACCCGCGCGCGGCAGTTGCGCGCCATCGACGGCAAGATCTGA
- a CDS encoding PLP-dependent aminotransferase family protein, translating to MAIPVETFFLRPGDQGTLQARIQQMVAEGVLSGRFRRGEKMPSTRRLAAHLGVSRITVALAYTELQASDYLTARDRSGTYISDGAPEPPDFPETPRAERVDWQRAMGRRFAAGAVPERPADWASFRFPFIYGQADPRLFDHANWRLCAVQALGARDFGAMTQDYYDRDDPQLVEFLARQTLPRRGIQARPEEILITLGAQNALWLASQILLSPGRRAAVEDPSYPALRVLLGQTGCALSPVAVDAQGLPPEAVPEGTDVIFTTPGHQCPSGATLPLARRRALLERARELEAVIVEDDYEFEMAYLQPPTPALKSLDGDGRVVYVGSFSKSLFPGLRLGYLVGAEPFIREARALRASVLRHPPGHIQRTAAHFLSLGHYDSLVRRIGRALGQRRQVMEEEIARNGLEVAGVAAHGGSSFWMRAPRGVDTAELSAELLRDGVLIEPGAPFFLRPDGPRNFYRLGYSSIPSERIAEGLERIAQALARPRRES from the coding sequence ATGGCAATCCCGGTCGAGACCTTCTTCCTGCGCCCCGGCGATCAGGGCACGCTGCAGGCGCGGATCCAGCAGATGGTGGCCGAGGGCGTGCTCTCGGGCCGGTTCCGGCGCGGCGAGAAGATGCCCTCGACGCGGCGGCTGGCGGCGCATCTCGGGGTCAGCCGGATCACCGTCGCGCTGGCCTATACCGAGCTGCAGGCAAGCGACTATCTCACCGCGCGCGACCGCTCGGGCACCTACATCTCCGACGGCGCGCCCGAGCCGCCGGACTTTCCCGAGACGCCGCGCGCCGAGCGGGTCGACTGGCAGCGCGCCATGGGGCGGCGCTTTGCCGCCGGGGCGGTGCCCGAGCGGCCCGCCGACTGGGCCTCCTTCCGCTTTCCCTTCATCTACGGCCAGGCCGACCCGCGGCTCTTCGACCATGCCAACTGGCGGCTCTGCGCGGTGCAGGCGCTGGGGGCGCGCGACTTCGGCGCGATGACGCAGGACTATTACGACCGCGACGATCCGCAGCTGGTCGAGTTCCTCGCCCGCCAGACCCTGCCCCGGCGCGGCATCCAGGCCCGGCCCGAGGAGATCCTCATCACCCTCGGCGCGCAGAACGCGCTCTGGCTCGCCAGCCAGATCCTGCTCTCGCCGGGGCGGCGCGCGGCGGTCGAGGATCCGAGCTACCCGGCGCTGCGGGTGCTGCTCGGCCAGACCGGCTGCGCGCTCTCGCCCGTCGCGGTGGACGCGCAGGGGCTGCCGCCCGAGGCGGTGCCCGAGGGCACCGACGTGATCTTCACCACCCCCGGCCACCAGTGCCCGAGCGGCGCCACCCTGCCGCTGGCGCGGCGGCGCGCGCTGCTCGAGCGGGCGCGCGAGCTGGAAGCGGTGATCGTCGAGGACGACTACGAGTTCGAGATGGCCTATCTCCAGCCGCCCACCCCGGCGCTGAAGAGCCTCGATGGCGACGGGCGCGTGGTCTACGTCGGCAGCTTCTCGAAGTCGCTCTTCCCCGGGCTGCGGCTCGGCTACCTCGTCGGGGCCGAGCCCTTCATCCGCGAGGCCCGCGCCCTGCGCGCCTCGGTGCTGCGCCACCCGCCGGGGCACATCCAGCGCACCGCTGCCCATTTCCTGAGCCTTGGCCATTACGACAGCCTCGTGCGGCGAATCGGCCGCGCGCTGGGTCAGCGGCGGCAGGTGATGGAGGAAGAGATCGCCCGCAACGGGCTCGAGGTGGCCGGGGTCGCGGCCCACGGCGGCTCGTCCTTCTGGATGCGCGCGCCGCGCGGGGTCGATACCGCCGAGCTTTCCGCCGAGCTGCTGCGGGACGGCGTGCTCATCGAGCCGGGCGCACCCTTCTTCCTGCGCCCGGACGGGCCGCGCAACTTCTACCGGCTGGGCTACAGTTCGATCCCCTCCGAGCGCATCGCCGAGGGGCTGGAGCGCATTGCACAGGCGCTTGCACGTCCCCGCAGGGAAAGCTAG
- a CDS encoding porin, with product MKKILFASTALVATAGIASAEVTLSGYAEMGIYNPGNRFDQKNDEVQFFTDIDLTFTMSGEADNGLVFGANIDLDEAQKPFTNPWQQGGEALFVSYGGATLTMGDTDSAYDKIVPEMNLGGAGSIADDETVHAGFNDGAEFDGGVNGSDGQIARFDYALGGITFSGSAEQIADGSKPSDFVTAYDAATDTKTFGRADSGETLWSAGVGYKGEFSGLDLNAGLGYLKLDEWAEVWGVGATVAFAGGFEVGATYSDIQGEDDFAVDSGDHWGLGFGYSMNALSVGVNYGAYDFDDAGGREGYGIAVNYDLGGGLVAQAGYGHSSFDNEQINSKGTKFDEDDTFSIGLAMSF from the coding sequence ATGAAAAAGATTCTGTTTGCTTCCACCGCGCTGGTTGCAACCGCAGGCATCGCCTCGGCGGAAGTCACGCTGTCCGGTTACGCTGAAATGGGTATCTACAACCCCGGCAACCGCTTCGATCAAAAGAACGACGAAGTTCAGTTCTTCACCGACATCGACCTGACCTTCACCATGTCCGGCGAAGCCGACAACGGCCTGGTGTTCGGTGCGAACATCGACCTCGACGAAGCACAGAAGCCGTTCACCAACCCCTGGCAGCAGGGCGGTGAGGCACTGTTCGTTTCGTACGGCGGCGCGACCCTGACCATGGGCGACACCGACTCGGCATACGACAAGATCGTTCCCGAGATGAACCTCGGCGGCGCAGGCTCGATCGCTGACGACGAAACCGTGCACGCTGGCTTCAACGACGGCGCAGAGTTCGACGGCGGCGTGAACGGCTCCGACGGCCAGATCGCACGCTTCGACTACGCCCTCGGCGGCATCACCTTCTCGGGTTCGGCCGAGCAGATCGCAGACGGCTCGAAGCCCAGCGATTTCGTGACCGCGTACGACGCAGCCACCGACACCAAGACCTTCGGCCGCGCAGACTCGGGCGAGACCCTGTGGTCGGCAGGCGTTGGCTACAAAGGCGAATTCTCGGGCCTCGACCTGAACGCTGGCCTTGGCTACCTGAAGCTCGACGAGTGGGCTGAAGTCTGGGGCGTGGGCGCGACCGTTGCCTTCGCAGGCGGCTTCGAAGTTGGCGCGACCTACAGCGACATCCAGGGCGAAGACGATTTCGCAGTCGACAGCGGCGACCATTGGGGCCTCGGCTTCGGCTACTCGATGAACGCTCTGTCCGTCGGTGTGAACTACGGCGCGTACGACTTCGATGATGCCGGCGGCCGCGAAGGCTACGGCATTGCCGTGAACTACGATCTCGGCGGTGGCCTCGTTGCACAAGCTGGCTACGGCCACTCGAGCTTCGACAACGAGCAGATCAACAGCAAAGGCACCAAGTTCGACGAAGACGATACCTTCTCGATCGGCCTGGCGATGTCCTTCTAA
- a CDS encoding YggS family pyridoxal phosphate-dependent enzyme yields MGLNDIKARIAKAEKKAGRAPGSAQLIAVSKVQPDDRVEAVLAQGHRLFGENKVQEAAGKWPAFQERFPDARVHLIGPLQTNKARQAMQLFSAIHSVDRPKLATTLARLAQELGHCPELFVQVNTGEEEQKAGILPAEADAFIAEVRSLDLPLRGLMCIPPVDETPSLHFALLGKIAARNGLEGLSMGMSSDFEQAIALGATHVRVGSAIFGERDHT; encoded by the coding sequence ATGGGACTGAACGACATCAAGGCACGCATCGCGAAGGCCGAGAAGAAGGCCGGCCGCGCCCCCGGCTCGGCGCAGCTGATCGCGGTCAGCAAGGTGCAGCCGGACGACCGCGTCGAGGCGGTGCTGGCGCAAGGCCACCGGCTCTTCGGCGAGAACAAGGTGCAGGAGGCCGCTGGAAAGTGGCCGGCCTTCCAGGAGCGCTTCCCCGACGCGCGGGTGCATCTCATCGGCCCGCTGCAGACCAACAAGGCGCGGCAGGCGATGCAGCTCTTCTCGGCCATCCACTCGGTCGACCGGCCGAAGCTCGCCACCACGCTGGCGCGGCTGGCGCAGGAGCTCGGCCACTGCCCCGAGCTCTTCGTGCAGGTGAACACCGGCGAGGAGGAGCAGAAGGCCGGCATCCTGCCCGCCGAGGCCGATGCCTTCATCGCCGAGGTGCGTAGCCTCGACCTGCCGCTCAGGGGGCTGATGTGCATCCCGCCGGTGGACGAGACCCCGAGCCTGCATTTCGCCCTGCTCGGCAAGATCGCCGCGCGCAACGGGCTCGAGGGGCTGTCGATGGGCATGAGCTCGGATTTCGAGCAGGCCATCGCCCTCGGCGCCACACATGTGCGCGTCGGCTCGGCGATCTTCGGCGAGCGCGACCACACCTGA
- a CDS encoding glycosyltransferase, with protein sequence MKILCIHQNFPGQYKHLAPELVRLGHEVTALTPKVKEPTRWNGVRVLPYEIRGSSTRGIHSYLMDFETKILRGVSCCNAALTLKRQGYEPDVILAHHGWGESLFLKDVWPRARLGLYCELYHLTTPDFLSFDPEFGKTISMGDVQRIRMKNLNNRMHEEVMDAGISPTCFQAGTFPEPWQDRLTVAHDGIDTDLVVPNPAARLELADGRVLTRDDEVITFINRNLEPYRGYHVFMRALPEILRRRPKAEVTLIGGDEVSYGAKAPDGTSWKQVFIDEVRGQIPDADWARVHFLGRVPYDRYLSMIQVSRAHVYLTYPFVLSWSLLEAMSAGCAILASDTAPVREVLTEDETGWMVDFFDPAALVERLCALLDDAQARDRLGRAARAHVRANYDLRSHCLPQHVDWVTRLAGLEPRPPRD encoded by the coding sequence ATGAAGATACTTTGTATTCACCAGAATTTCCCCGGCCAATACAAACATCTCGCGCCGGAACTCGTCCGCCTCGGACATGAGGTCACCGCCCTGACCCCGAAGGTCAAGGAGCCCACGCGCTGGAACGGGGTGCGTGTCCTGCCCTACGAGATCCGCGGCAGCAGCACCCGCGGCATCCATTCCTACCTGATGGATTTCGAGACGAAGATTCTGCGCGGGGTCAGCTGCTGCAACGCCGCGCTGACGCTCAAGCGGCAGGGCTACGAGCCCGACGTGATTCTGGCCCATCACGGCTGGGGCGAGAGCCTGTTCCTCAAGGATGTCTGGCCGCGGGCGCGGCTCGGGCTCTACTGCGAGCTCTACCACCTGACCACGCCGGACTTCCTCAGCTTCGATCCCGAGTTCGGCAAGACCATCTCGATGGGCGACGTGCAGCGGATCCGGATGAAGAACCTCAACAACCGGATGCACGAAGAGGTCATGGACGCCGGGATCAGCCCCACCTGCTTCCAGGCGGGCACCTTCCCCGAGCCCTGGCAGGACCGGCTCACCGTCGCCCATGACGGCATCGACACCGACCTCGTCGTGCCGAACCCCGCCGCCCGGCTCGAGCTTGCGGATGGCCGGGTGCTGACCCGCGACGACGAGGTGATCACCTTCATCAACCGCAACCTTGAGCCCTACCGGGGCTATCACGTCTTCATGCGCGCCCTGCCCGAGATCCTGCGCCGCCGTCCCAAGGCCGAAGTCACGCTGATCGGCGGCGACGAGGTGAGCTACGGCGCCAAGGCCCCGGACGGCACGAGTTGGAAGCAGGTCTTCATCGACGAGGTGCGCGGGCAGATCCCCGATGCCGACTGGGCGCGCGTGCACTTCCTCGGCCGCGTGCCCTATGACCGCTACCTGTCGATGATCCAGGTGAGCCGGGCGCATGTTTACCTCACCTACCCCTTCGTGCTCAGCTGGTCGCTGCTCGAGGCGATGAGCGCGGGCTGCGCGATTCTCGCCAGCGACACCGCGCCGGTGCGCGAGGTGCTCACCGAGGACGAGACCGGCTGGATGGTGGATTTCTTCGATCCCGCCGCGCTGGTCGAGCGGCTCTGCGCCCTGCTCGACGATGCGCAGGCGCGCGACCGGCTGGGGCGTGCCGCCCGCGCGCACGTCCGTGCCAACTACGACCTGCGCAGCCACTGCCTGCCGCAGCACGTGGACTGGGTGACCCGGCTCGCCGGGCTCGAGCCCCGGCCGCCCCGCGACTGA
- the leuS gene encoding leucine--tRNA ligase, with product MSRYDPATIEPKWQAAWEDALTFKATRSADKPKYYVLEMFPYPSGRIHIGHVRNYTMGDVIARYKKQNGFNVLHPMGFDAFGMPAENAAMASGGHPKDWTYSNIDTMVAQMKPLGFGLDWSRMFATCDPEYYGQQQALFLDMLEAGLVYRKNAVVNWDPVDMTVLANEQVENGRGWRSGALVERKELTQWFFKISDFSGELLDALDTLDDWPAKVKLMQANWIGRSRGLQFSFDTIEAPAGFERIECYTTRPDTLMGASFVGISPDHPLAKELEKDNAEVAAFVAECRRMGTSEEELEKAEKRGLDTGIKVRHPFDPDWELPVYIANFILMDYGTGAIFGCPGHDQRDHDFCGKYGLPIVETFVPLEGEIDILKEPFVPAKTEKVRYTRLVAGTEVQTGEEGVNAAVDFCAAKGIGEGVTKYRLRDWGLSRQRYWGCPIPVVHCEACGVVPEKKENLPVSLPYDEDGKPIDFSVPGNPLDRHPSWRDCACPSCGAPARRETDTMDTFVDSSWYFARFTSPRAGTPVDMAEAEYWMNVDQYIGGIEHAILHLLYSRFFARAMNITGHLPEKSKEPFNALFTQGMVTHAIYQTRNADGRPVYHYPEAVELRDGKGFLKDGTEVEIIPSAKMSKSKNNVVDPVAIIGQYGADTARWFVLSDSPPERDVEWTASGAEAASKHLARVYRIAAEIAASDAPAGDEDAALLREMHKAIHDVTMGVDSFGFNAAIAKLYAFTATLAKSQAGAAAKKQAAKVLAQLMSPMTPHLSEEIWQLLGGEGLIANAAWPKADEAMLVEDSVTLPIQVNGKRRGELTVPKDMIKEEIEKLVLAHEAVVRTLEGAAPKKLIVVPGRIVNVVA from the coding sequence ATGTCGCGCTACGACCCCGCCACGATCGAGCCGAAATGGCAGGCCGCCTGGGAAGACGCCCTGACCTTCAAGGCCACCCGCTCGGCAGACAAGCCGAAATACTACGTGCTCGAGATGTTCCCCTATCCCTCGGGCCGCATCCACATCGGCCACGTGCGGAACTACACGATGGGCGACGTGATCGCCCGCTACAAGAAGCAGAACGGCTTCAACGTGCTGCACCCGATGGGCTTCGACGCCTTCGGCATGCCGGCCGAGAACGCCGCCATGGCCTCGGGCGGTCACCCCAAGGACTGGACCTATTCCAACATCGACACGATGGTCGCGCAGATGAAGCCGCTGGGCTTCGGGCTCGACTGGTCGCGCATGTTCGCCACCTGCGATCCGGAATACTACGGCCAGCAGCAGGCGCTCTTCCTCGACATGCTCGAGGCCGGGCTGGTCTACCGCAAGAACGCCGTGGTGAACTGGGACCCGGTCGACATGACCGTGCTTGCCAACGAGCAGGTCGAGAACGGCCGCGGCTGGCGCTCGGGCGCGCTGGTCGAGCGCAAGGAACTCACCCAGTGGTTCTTCAAGATCTCGGACTTCTCGGGCGAGCTGCTCGACGCGCTCGACACGCTCGATGACTGGCCCGCCAAGGTGAAGCTGATGCAGGCGAACTGGATCGGCCGCTCGCGCGGGCTGCAGTTCTCCTTCGACACCATCGAGGCCCCCGCCGGCTTCGAGCGGATCGAGTGCTACACCACCCGTCCCGACACGCTGATGGGCGCGTCCTTCGTCGGCATCTCGCCCGACCACCCGCTCGCCAAGGAGCTGGAGAAGGACAACGCCGAGGTCGCCGCCTTCGTCGCCGAGTGCCGCCGCATGGGCACCTCTGAGGAAGAGCTGGAGAAGGCCGAGAAGCGCGGGCTCGACACCGGCATCAAGGTCCGTCACCCGTTCGATCCGGACTGGGAGCTGCCGGTCTACATCGCCAACTTCATCCTCATGGACTACGGCACCGGCGCGATCTTCGGCTGCCCGGGCCACGACCAGCGCGACCACGACTTCTGCGGCAAGTACGGCCTGCCGATCGTCGAGACCTTCGTCCCGCTCGAGGGCGAGATCGACATCCTCAAGGAACCCTTCGTTCCCGCCAAGACCGAGAAGGTGCGCTACACCCGCCTCGTCGCCGGGACCGAGGTGCAGACCGGCGAGGAGGGCGTGAACGCCGCCGTCGATTTCTGTGCCGCGAAAGGCATCGGCGAGGGCGTCACCAAGTACCGCCTGCGCGACTGGGGCCTGTCGCGCCAGCGCTACTGGGGCTGCCCGATCCCGGTCGTGCATTGCGAGGCCTGCGGCGTCGTGCCCGAGAAGAAGGAAAACCTGCCGGTCAGCCTGCCCTACGACGAGGACGGCAAGCCGATCGACTTCTCGGTGCCCGGCAACCCGCTCGACCGTCACCCCTCGTGGCGTGACTGCGCCTGCCCGTCCTGCGGCGCCCCGGCGCGTCGCGAGACCGACACGATGGACACCTTCGTCGACTCGAGCTGGTACTTCGCCCGCTTCACCTCGCCGCGCGCCGGAACCCCGGTCGACATGGCCGAGGCCGAGTACTGGATGAACGTCGACCAGTACATCGGCGGCATCGAGCACGCGATCCTGCACCTGCTGTACTCGCGCTTCTTCGCCCGCGCGATGAACATCACCGGCCACCTGCCGGAGAAGTCCAAGGAGCCGTTCAACGCACTCTTCACCCAGGGCATGGTGACCCACGCGATCTACCAGACGCGCAACGCCGACGGCCGCCCGGTCTACCACTACCCCGAGGCGGTGGAGCTGCGCGACGGCAAGGGCTTCCTCAAGGACGGCACCGAGGTCGAGATCATCCCCTCGGCCAAGATGTCGAAGTCGAAGAACAACGTCGTCGACCCCGTGGCGATCATCGGCCAGTACGGCGCCGATACCGCGCGCTGGTTCGTGCTGTCGGACAGCCCGCCCGAGCGTGACGTGGAATGGACCGCCTCGGGCGCCGAGGCAGCCTCGAAGCACCTCGCCCGGGTCTACCGCATCGCCGCCGAGATCGCCGCGTCGGACGCCCCCGCTGGGGACGAGGATGCCGCGCTGCTGCGCGAGATGCACAAGGCGATCCATGACGTGACCATGGGCGTGGACAGCTTCGGCTTCAACGCGGCCATCGCCAAGCTCTACGCCTTCACCGCCACCCTCGCGAAATCGCAGGCGGGCGCGGCGGCGAAGAAGCAGGCCGCCAAGGTCCTTGCGCAGCTGATGTCGCCGATGACCCCGCACCTCTCCGAGGAAATCTGGCAGCTGCTGGGCGGCGAAGGTCTCATCGCCAACGCCGCATGGCCGAAGGCGGACGAGGCGATGCTGGTCGAGGACAGCGTCACCCTGCCGATCCAGGTCAACGGCAAGCGCCGCGGCGAACTCACCGTTCCCAAGGACATGATCAAGGAAGAGATTGAAAAACTCGTCCTCGCGCACGAAGCTGTGGTGCGGACCCTCGAAGGGGCCGCGCCGAAGAAGCTCATCGTTGTGCCTGGCCGGATCGTCAATGTGGTCGCCTGA
- a CDS encoding bifunctional riboflavin kinase/FAD synthetase, whose protein sequence is MRTIRDYQSTEPRDRGASVAIGNFDGVHLGHRAVIELAREKADGAPFGVLTFEPHPREFFAPDAPPFRLMSAKARASRLEKLGVERLYELRFDAALAALTPEQFAREVLTEGLGLSHVVVGADFCFGKGRAGTVEDLKRFGAEMGFGVTVAEILDTDGAQISSTAIRRALSEGDPRAAQAQLGHWHRIEGEVIGGHKLGRTLGYPTANMSVDGLHPPRYGVYAVLVDVLTGPHRGSYHGVASLGVRPMFGENSANLETFLFDFSGDLYGAVLSVGLVEFLRPELKFDGLEALVTQMDRDSAEARRVLDAL, encoded by the coding sequence ATGCGGACGATCCGGGATTACCAGTCAACAGAGCCTCGCGACCGGGGCGCCAGCGTCGCCATCGGCAATTTCGATGGCGTGCACCTTGGCCATCGCGCGGTGATCGAGCTGGCCCGCGAGAAGGCGGACGGCGCGCCCTTCGGCGTGCTCACCTTCGAGCCGCACCCGCGCGAGTTCTTCGCCCCCGATGCCCCGCCGTTCCGGCTGATGTCGGCCAAGGCCCGCGCCTCGCGGCTCGAGAAGCTGGGCGTCGAGCGGCTCTACGAGCTGCGCTTCGACGCCGCGCTCGCCGCGCTCACCCCCGAGCAGTTCGCCCGCGAGGTGCTGACCGAGGGGCTGGGCCTGAGCCACGTCGTGGTCGGCGCCGACTTCTGCTTCGGCAAGGGCCGCGCCGGCACGGTCGAGGACCTGAAGCGCTTCGGCGCCGAGATGGGCTTTGGCGTGACCGTGGCCGAGATCCTCGACACCGACGGGGCGCAGATCAGCTCCACCGCGATCCGCCGCGCGCTTTCCGAGGGCGACCCGCGCGCCGCGCAGGCGCAGCTCGGGCACTGGCACCGGATCGAGGGCGAGGTGATCGGCGGCCACAAGCTCGGTCGCACCCTCGGCTATCCCACCGCCAACATGAGCGTCGACGGGCTGCACCCGCCGCGCTACGGCGTCTATGCCGTGCTGGTGGACGTGCTGACCGGCCCGCACAGGGGCAGCTACCACGGCGTCGCCTCGCTGGGCGTGCGCCCGATGTTCGGCGAGAACAGCGCCAACCTCGAAACCTTCCTCTTCGATTTTTCCGGCGATCTCTACGGCGCCGTGCTGTCGGTCGGCCTGGTCGAGTTCCTCCGCCCCGAGCTGAAGTTCGACGGGCTCGAGGCGCTTGTCACCCAGATGGACCGCGACAGCGCCGAAGCCCGCCGCGTGCTGGACGCGCTATGA
- a CDS encoding YcgN family cysteine cluster protein, whose amino-acid sequence MTDHIDRNGLTPRFWETKPLSKLNDKEWEALCDGCGKCCLNKLEDEETGEVALTCVSCRLLDDQSCLCSNYEIRHQFVPECIVLRPDNIDQHAYWMPETCAYRLLWQGKPLYDWHPLISGDPESVHAAGVSMRGRTVPEFEVGEDDWEDYIIEEPT is encoded by the coding sequence ATGACCGACCATATCGACCGCAACGGGCTGACCCCGCGCTTCTGGGAAACCAAGCCGCTTTCCAAGCTGAACGACAAGGAGTGGGAAGCGCTCTGCGACGGCTGCGGCAAGTGCTGCCTGAACAAGCTCGAGGACGAGGAGACCGGCGAGGTCGCGCTGACCTGCGTTTCGTGCCGGCTGCTCGACGACCAGTCCTGCCTCTGCTCGAACTACGAGATCCGGCACCAGTTCGTGCCGGAATGCATCGTCCTGCGTCCCGACAACATCGACCAGCACGCCTACTGGATGCCCGAGACCTGCGCCTACCGCCTGCTCTGGCAGGGCAAGCCGCTCTACGACTGGCACCCGCTGATCTCGGGCGATCCCGAGAGCGTGCACGCCGCCGGCGTCTCGATGCGCGGCCGCACCGTGCCCGAGTTCGAGGTCGGCGAGGACGACTGGGAAGACTACATCATCGAGGAGCCCACCTGA
- a CDS encoding sulfotransferase gives MLPLSAARKASLLDKVRPALAQGRLGEARAALEEVLPSEPGRGDLAFQLSQICFEQGDRDACLRYLDRAVALAPTQPQVTAMAAERYRALGRPEDALAALDRQIAADPKAIKPRADKAHYLQLLGRFDEAETLFRALIKRHPDETELYRIFLATKKLAAGDPLLVAMERLWARRDLSDRHRMHLGFALAKAMEETGQTTRVFPYLARANALQRKAAPFDSAAQAREFAAVRKAQAGLTPAPAGTPALRPVFVTGMPRSGTTLVERILGAHPEVAAGGELGHALKLAYGYFGAGEQMRPITQEPPARVAAFAEHYMRLAARDAGRGTGVITDKSILCHLVFGLLDHALPGARIIVVHRDPRDIALSIYKNHFVLGTHRYASDLAEIATVIKRFRASVAHWKEALPDRIHQIRYEDLVADPEGQSRALVAAAGLGWDPACLESHESAGAVKTLSVSQARQPIYRGSAQAWRKYETELAPFIEAWGEEPWD, from the coding sequence ATGCTGCCACTCTCGGCCGCGCGCAAGGCCAGCCTGCTCGACAAGGTCCGCCCCGCCCTCGCCCAGGGCCGCCTCGGCGAGGCCCGCGCCGCGCTGGAAGAGGTGCTTCCCTCCGAGCCGGGCCGTGGCGACCTCGCCTTCCAGCTGTCGCAGATCTGCTTCGAACAGGGCGACCGCGACGCCTGCCTGCGCTACCTCGACCGCGCCGTGGCGCTCGCCCCGACGCAGCCGCAGGTCACCGCCATGGCCGCCGAACGCTACCGGGCCCTCGGCCGCCCCGAGGATGCGCTGGCCGCGCTCGACCGGCAGATCGCGGCGGATCCGAAGGCGATCAAGCCGCGCGCCGACAAGGCCCATTACCTGCAGCTGCTCGGACGCTTCGACGAGGCCGAGACGCTGTTCCGGGCGCTCATCAAGCGTCACCCCGACGAGACCGAGCTCTACCGCATCTTCCTCGCCACCAAGAAACTCGCCGCCGGTGATCCGCTGCTGGTCGCGATGGAGCGGCTCTGGGCCCGGCGCGACCTTTCGGACCGGCACCGCATGCACCTCGGCTTCGCGCTGGCCAAGGCGATGGAGGAGACCGGCCAGACGACCCGCGTCTTCCCCTACCTCGCCCGCGCCAACGCGCTGCAGCGCAAGGCCGCGCCCTTCGACAGCGCCGCGCAGGCGCGCGAGTTCGCCGCCGTGCGCAAGGCGCAGGCGGGGCTCACCCCCGCGCCCGCGGGCACCCCGGCGCTGCGCCCGGTCTTCGTCACCGGCATGCCTCGCTCGGGCACCACGCTGGTCGAGCGCATCCTCGGCGCCCATCCCGAGGTCGCCGCGGGCGGCGAGCTCGGCCACGCGCTGAAGCTGGCCTACGGCTATTTCGGCGCCGGCGAGCAGATGCGGCCGATCACGCAGGAGCCCCCCGCCCGCGTCGCCGCCTTCGCCGAGCATTACATGCGCCTCGCCGCGCGCGACGCCGGGCGTGGCACCGGCGTGATCACCGACAAGTCGATTCTCTGCCACCTGGTCTTCGGCCTGCTCGACCACGCCCTTCCCGGCGCGCGGATCATCGTGGTGCACCGCGACCCGCGCGACATCGCGCTGTCGATCTACAAGAACCACTTCGTGCTCGGCACCCACCGCTATGCCAGCGACCTCGCCGAGATCGCCACCGTCATCAAGCGCTTCCGCGCCAGCGTCGCGCATTGGAAAGAGGCTCTGCCGGACCGCATCCACCAGATTCGCTACGAGGATCTCGTCGCGGACCCCGAGGGCCAGTCGCGCGCGCTGGTCGCCGCGGCGGGGCTGGGCTGGGATCCCGCCTGCCTCGAGTCGCACGAGAGCGCGGGCGCGGTGAAGACGCTCAGCGTCAGCCAGGCGCGCCAGCCGATCTACCGCGGCTCGGCGCAGGCCTGGCGGAAATACGAAACCGAACTGGCGCCCTTCATCGAAGCCTGGGGAGAGGAACCATGGGACTGA